A window from Chitinophaga filiformis encodes these proteins:
- a CDS encoding DMT family transporter gives MNNRAINWSIFLLLSLTWGSSFILMKIGLEALSPYQVASLRLFSAGIALLPFFFKYIRQTPLNKIPVIILSGILGNLLPAYLFCIAETRIDSALAGILNGLVPLMSLLAGFFLFRAPIVRLQLLGIFAGLLGVVLLFVVKGVDTGYWYYGLWIVLATICYGINIALVHHHLKGYSSLQLGSIALFFCALFALPVLMYTHFFHLLSGPAIPWRSLAASVTLGILGSGIASVLFYILINRAGALFASMVTYALPVVAIGWGLLAGERISFLQVLCLGVILAGVYIVNKAKR, from the coding sequence GTGAACAACCGCGCCATCAACTGGAGTATTTTCCTCTTATTATCATTGACCTGGGGCAGTTCTTTTATACTGATGAAGATCGGTCTGGAAGCGCTTTCTCCCTACCAGGTGGCCAGTCTTCGCCTGTTCAGTGCAGGTATAGCCTTACTGCCATTCTTCTTCAAATATATTCGTCAGACGCCCCTCAATAAGATCCCTGTCATTATCCTGTCCGGCATCCTGGGCAATCTCTTACCGGCATACCTGTTCTGCATTGCTGAAACACGTATCGACAGTGCGCTGGCGGGTATCCTGAATGGTCTGGTACCGTTGATGTCACTGCTGGCCGGCTTTTTCCTTTTCCGTGCACCTATCGTCAGGCTGCAGTTGCTGGGCATCTTTGCCGGCCTGCTGGGCGTGGTGCTGCTCTTTGTTGTGAAGGGTGTGGATACCGGCTACTGGTATTATGGCCTTTGGATCGTGTTGGCCACCATCTGCTATGGTATCAATATAGCGTTGGTACATCATCATCTGAAAGGATACAGTTCCCTGCAGCTGGGCTCCATTGCGTTATTCTTCTGCGCTCTTTTTGCCTTACCGGTACTGATGTACACCCACTTCTTTCATTTGCTGTCGGGACCTGCCATTCCCTGGCGTTCACTGGCGGCCAGTGTTACCCTGGGCATACTGGGTAGTGGTATCGCATCCGTATTATTCTATATCCTGATCAACAGGGCGGGAGCATTATTCGCTTCTATGGTCACTTATGCCTTGCCGGTGGTGGCTATTGGCTGGGGATTGCTGGCCGGAGAGCGGATCTCTTTCCTGCAGGTATTATGCCTGGGCGTTATACTGGCAGGCGTATATATTGTAAATAAAGCAAAACGCTGA
- a CDS encoding DUF3078 domain-containing protein has protein sequence MRRSVLTIICFLVCSSLLHAQSDWMKKSREEASGRIKKDASDTVPTLWKKGGIFNVNINQGSLTNWAAGGDKFSFSVASNLNAYAFYKKGKNNWDNVLDLAYGYVNTTSLGGRKSDDRIGITTKYGYEVGKNLYLSALLDIRTQFTDGYLYPSSDTAKPTLVSRFFAPAYILVSPGLDYKPNDQLSVFFSPVTARYVVVVDDYLASQGAFGVDTGRHVKNELGAYLTVNWVKTLAKNIVYKTRMDLFSDYKHNPQNIDLFWTNSLNLQVNKHISANISLDMIYDDDVKVFENKKTGVLGPRLQVKQVIGVGFTAKF, from the coding sequence ATGAGAAGATCCGTTCTGACTATTATTTGTTTTTTGGTATGTTCTTCATTGCTGCACGCGCAGAGCGACTGGATGAAGAAATCCCGGGAAGAAGCCAGCGGAAGAATTAAAAAGGATGCCAGCGACACAGTACCTACCCTGTGGAAAAAAGGAGGGATCTTCAATGTGAATATCAACCAGGGAAGCCTGACAAACTGGGCAGCGGGAGGTGATAAATTCTCCTTCTCAGTAGCATCTAATCTGAATGCTTATGCCTTCTATAAAAAAGGAAAGAATAACTGGGATAACGTGCTAGACCTTGCATATGGTTACGTGAACACCACCAGCCTTGGCGGCCGTAAAAGTGATGACCGCATTGGTATTACCACCAAATACGGTTACGAAGTAGGCAAGAACCTGTACCTCAGTGCCTTGCTGGACATACGCACCCAGTTTACGGATGGTTACCTGTATCCTTCTTCCGATACTGCCAAACCTACACTGGTATCGCGTTTTTTTGCACCTGCATATATCCTGGTTTCGCCGGGTCTTGACTATAAACCCAATGACCAGCTCTCTGTGTTCTTTTCTCCTGTTACTGCCCGTTACGTGGTTGTAGTGGATGATTACCTGGCATCGCAGGGTGCCTTCGGTGTAGACACCGGCAGGCACGTGAAAAATGAGCTGGGCGCCTATCTGACGGTGAACTGGGTAAAGACCCTCGCCAAGAACATAGTATATAAGACGAGAATGGACCTGTTTTCCGACTACAAGCATAATCCGCAGAACATTGACCTGTTCTGGACCAATAGCCTGAACCTCCAGGTGAACAAGCACATTTCCGCCAATATATCCCTGGATATGATCTACGATGATGATGTGAAGGTCTTTGAGAATAAGAAAACAGGCGTATTAGGCCCGAGATTGCAGGTCAAGCAGGTGATCGGGGTCGGTTTTACCGCCAAGTTCTGA
- the mscL gene encoding large conductance mechanosensitive channel protein MscL, whose protein sequence is MSFFKEFKEFATKGNVIDLAVGVIIGAAFGKIVSSLVDNIFMPILGILTGKVDFKEKFFQLDYSKGTVDTIEKAKEAGIPVVSYGVFIQNCIDFVIMAFCIFLLVKFINRLTRKKEEAAPVPAAAPELTTEEKLLMEIRDALKNK, encoded by the coding sequence ATGTCGTTCTTCAAAGAATTTAAAGAGTTTGCCACCAAAGGGAATGTTATTGACCTGGCTGTCGGTGTTATCATTGGCGCTGCTTTCGGAAAGATTGTTTCTTCATTGGTCGATAACATATTTATGCCAATACTCGGCATCCTGACAGGAAAAGTAGACTTCAAGGAAAAATTCTTTCAGCTGGACTATAGCAAGGGAACGGTAGATACTATTGAAAAGGCAAAAGAAGCCGGCATACCGGTAGTATCATACGGCGTGTTTATACAAAACTGTATTGATTTTGTCATCATGGCGTTCTGTATTTTCCTGCTGGTGAAATTTATCAACCGCCTGACCAGGAAGAAAGAAGAAGCAGCGCCTGTACCTGCTGCCGCACCTGAGCTGACGACAGAGGAGAAACTGCTCATGGAGATCCGTGATGCATTGAAAAATAAATAA
- a CDS encoding PPK2 family polyphosphate kinase yields the protein MNKINLAEISTRAPEGMEKKTVKAVTQEILGELDGLQNLLFAEHKHAILVVLQGMDASGKDGLIRKVLGNMNPQGVNVRGFKAPTEDEKDHDFLWRIHRFAPAKGMIHVFNRSHYEDILVQRVHKWIDDETAMKRMQAINDFERLLTEHNNTTILKFYLHISEEEQKERLKERRKDPQKMWKYNKNDTTEAKLWKDYMKMYEEAIEHCNDVKWQIVPSDQNWYKEYLIAQTLRDTLRSFNMEYPTL from the coding sequence ATGAATAAGATCAATCTCGCAGAGATCAGTACCAGAGCCCCTGAAGGAATGGAAAAGAAGACTGTCAAAGCCGTAACCCAGGAAATACTGGGCGAGCTGGATGGATTACAAAACCTGTTATTTGCCGAACATAAGCATGCCATACTGGTAGTATTGCAGGGAATGGACGCCAGCGGTAAGGATGGGCTTATCAGGAAAGTACTGGGAAATATGAATCCCCAGGGAGTGAATGTCCGCGGATTTAAAGCCCCGACGGAAGATGAAAAAGATCATGACTTCCTGTGGCGCATACACAGGTTTGCCCCCGCAAAAGGAATGATACACGTGTTCAACCGCTCTCACTACGAAGACATCCTGGTGCAACGCGTACATAAATGGATAGACGATGAAACGGCCATGAAGAGAATGCAGGCCATCAACGATTTTGAACGCCTGCTGACGGAACATAACAATACCACTATTCTGAAATTCTATCTGCATATTTCTGAAGAAGAACAAAAAGAACGACTAAAGGAGAGGCGGAAGGACCCGCAAAAAATGTGGAAGTATAACAAGAATGATACAACGGAAGCCAAACTGTGGAAGGATTACATGAAAATGTACGAAGAAGCGATCGAACATTGTAATGATGTTAAATGGCAGATAGTACCATCAGATCAGAACTGGTATAAAGAATATCTGATAGCACAAACGCTGAGGGATACACTCCGTTCTTTCAATATGGAATATCCGACACTGTAG